From Klebsiella electrica, the proteins below share one genomic window:
- the lrp gene encoding leucine-responsive transcriptional regulator Lrp: MVDSKKRPGKDLDRIDRNILNELQKDGRISNVELSKRVGLSPTPCLERVRRLERQGFIQGYTALLNPHYLDASLLVFVEITLNRGAPDVFEQFNSAVQKLEEIQECHLVSGDFDYLLKTRVPDMSAYRKLLGETLLRLPGVNDTRTYVVMEEVKQSNRLVIKTR; encoded by the coding sequence ATGGTAGATAGCAAGAAGCGCCCTGGCAAAGATCTCGACCGCATCGATCGTAATATTTTGAATGAGCTGCAAAAAGACGGGCGTATTTCAAACGTCGAACTTTCTAAACGGGTGGGACTTTCCCCGACGCCTTGCCTTGAGCGCGTGCGTCGTCTGGAAAGACAGGGTTTTATTCAGGGCTACACGGCGCTGCTCAACCCGCACTATCTGGATGCATCACTTCTGGTATTTGTTGAGATTACTCTGAATCGTGGCGCGCCGGATGTGTTTGAGCAATTTAACTCTGCAGTGCAAAAACTTGAAGAAATTCAAGAGTGTCATCTGGTATCCGGTGATTTCGACTATCTGTTGAAAACCCGCGTGCCGGATATGTCAGCGTATCGCAAATTACTGGGCGAGACCCTGCTACGTCTGCCGGGCGTGAACGATACCCGCACCTACGTGGTAATGGAAGAAGTCAAGCAAAGTAATCGTCTGGTAATTAAGACACGCTAA